The sequence below is a genomic window from Actinokineospora baliensis.
GTCCACGGGTCGTCGAGGTCTTGTTCGGTGAGGCGGACCCCGGTCGCGACTTGGATCGCGAGAACGGCACGTTGGGTGGGGGTGTGCGAGTCGTCGGCGGAGAAGGTGGTGAGGGCAGCGGTGTTCTCCGCGCCCCACAGCCTCATGGAGCGGGGGTTGAGGCCGGTGACGGGTGAGCCGTTGAAGGACGTGAGTACTTCGGTGTTGTTCGGGTCGGTGAAGGCGGCGCAGGCGACGCCCCCACCGGCCGAGAGTTCGGCCAGCAGGTCGGGGTCCATCCCGATCCAGCCGGTCAGGCCGTCGAGTTCGAGGACGAGGGTGTGACCCGGCCGCACCCGCTTGGCCAACAACAACACGCCGTCGGCCGCGCCGCTCGCCAGGCGGGCACTCGCCCGCCCCAGACCGTCGGGCAGGTCGCGTTCCTCGGCGACGCCCATCAGTTCCAGGGTCGCGTCGACCGGCATGTCGGTGACGAGCAAGCACCAGCCCTCACCGAGCAGGGCCGTGGGGTCGAACGGATCAGCCACCCTCGTCCTCCCGTCTACTGGACGTCTACGTAGAAGCGGTCGTTGCTGTCAAAGGGATCCTCGAGGTCGTAGTCCCACTGCAGGATCCGGTCGTCGACATAGTAGACGCGCACTTTCCCGCCCGCGGCGCGGTTGTGCGAGCGCGGAACGGCCTTGACCGAGAAGTCCCAGTCCGGGTGCGCGGCCCCTTCCAGCGTCGACCCCATCGGGTACTCGTCGCACTCCTCGGGGATCGAGGTGTCCGGCGGCACCGGCAACCCGAGGTCGCGGTAGAGGTCGGCGTGGACCCCGGTCCCGTAGCAGGCACCGTTCTTGTGGGCGTCGTTCTCCTTGTCCTCGGTCGGGTGCAGTTGCGGGCTGATCCGGTGCAGCCCCGGCGCGTTCTCGTCACCGGCGAGGTACTTGCCGGGGATCCGCTTGTCGCGCGGCGGCGGCACACCGTCGGGCACGAGCCTCGGGTAGGTCTGGTTCGGGGCGTCCTGCGCCTGCAGGATGTGCAGCGACACCAGGTAGTAGGTGGACGACGGGTCGGTGGTGAACACCGACCGCGGGGTGACCTCCGAGAACACGCAGGCGTGCGGGTAGGTCACGGTGCCGTGCCGGAAGTAGGTCGCCGAGTCGCAGCGCAGCTTCCGTTGCGGGCTCTCGCCGCGCTTGATGGTCACGAAGGGCGGGAAGTCGGTGAACAGCTCCACGTACTCGTGGTTGTAGGAGATCACGTCCCGGCCCACACCGGAACCGGGCTTGTTGTACACGTCCCACGACTGCCAGGCGACCTGGTTGTCCCAGTAGACCCAGGGGAAGGTCACACCGCCCCCGCTGGCCCCGCACACCGAGAACGGCTCGCGGCACTGGCCGATGATCGTCAGCGGCACGTTGGGGGCCAACCAGATGTTGTCCCACCAGCCCCAGTCGTAGTCGACCGAGTCCCGCTGGATCCTGGCCCACTGCCTGGCGCGGCGCTGCTTGTCGTCGGTCTGGGTGAACAGCTCCAGCGTGGCGGTGGTGGTGCCCTGCTTCTCGACCGGGACGCCGTTGCGGATGATCCAGTACTCCGCCTCGACGTCGATGCGTTGGCAGTGCGTGAACCTGTTGTGAATGCGGCCCATGCCCGGCGCCGATTCCGGTGCGCTGAAGCACTCGTCGAGCAGCCTGCGGTTCGGCTCGGACTGCACCGGCGGCGGTGGCGCGGCGGTGACCGCGCCCGGGGCGCGGGTCGTCTGCCGTTCCGCCGCGGCGGCTGTCGCCCGGGCCTGCTTCTCCGCGGTGGCGGGCTTCTGCGCGGGTTGCCGATCGCGCTTGTCGTCATCCGGCGTCCGCGGGGCCCGTCCCTGTCGCGGGCCGAGTTGTTGTGGAACGGATTTCTCCCCCGCGCGGGCTCGCGCCCGCATCGTGTCGAGTTCCTTTTCGTCGATTCCGACCGTCATCCTGATGGCGGTCGGAGCGGCGGTGGCCACCTCGGCCGGTGCCGCCGCCGCGATCCCCGGCGCGACCCCGGTGACCAGCACCGCGACCAGGACCACCCCGACTCCGCGTCTATGCCATGACATTGTTCTCCCCAGGTGTCGTTCCCCGTCGAACCGAGGGTGTTCGAGGTCGGTGTGAATTCCCGGTCCCTCGGCGTGGTGTGCGAACCGAGCGTGGCACGGCCCTGGTCGCGAGCTCGCCGAATTCCGCGGAAACAGCCGGTTCTGCCGCCCACCTCGGCAACTCGCGAGATGTCCTGTTCGCCCTGATCTAAACTCGGGGAATTTTCGCGGGCGCGGCGCCGTGGGCCCGGCCCGCGAAAGATCTTGGGAGAACTTCGGGGACGATGTCGAAACCGGGCCCGCTCGTTCGACGCCCTGGTGGATCGGGGTTGGAACCGGGCTGCCCGCCCGGGGCCCGGATGACGTGGAGGTGCTCGTGCGGTTCATGGTGTTGGGGAAGGCGACGGCGGAGTCGGAGGCTGGGCAGCTGCCGACCACCGAGGCGATGGTGGCGATGGGGCGCTACCAGGAGGAGTTGGTCAAGGCCGGGGTGCTGCTCTCGGCCGACGGGCTGCACCCGAGTTCCAGGGGCGCCAAGGTCCGGTTCGACGGCGATGACCGGACGGTGGTGGACGGGCCGTTCACCGAGACCAAGGAGGTGATCGCGGGGTACTCGATCCTGGAGGTGGCGTCGCTGGCGGAGGCCATCGAGTGGGTGAAGCGGTCCCCCAACGTCTCGCCGGGGCAGGTCGGCGAGGTGGAGATCCGGCAGATCTTCACCGCGGAGGACTTCGCCGACGTCGCCACCGACGAGGTGCGCGCGTTCGCCGACGGGGTGGGCGAGCAGGGGCAGGAGAGCTGACTGCAACCAGGGCGGTGCGGCCGCGCACCGCCCTGGTTGCGTTCGTCCACCCGGTGCGGTTGGGTCCGGACGTGCCAGCCGAGTCGATGCCCGCCACCCACGCGACGGTCGAGGCGGTCTGGCGGATCGAGGCGGCGCGGCTCATCGCGGGTCTGGCCAGGGTGGTCCACGACGTCGGCCTAGCCGAGGACCTGGCCCAAGACGCCCTGGTCGCGGCGCTCGAACAGTGGCCGACTTCAGGCGTTCCGAACAACCCGGGGGCCTGGCTCATGGCGGTGGCCAAGCGCCGGGCGATCGACGGCGTCCGGCGGGAGGTTCGGCTGGAGCGCAAGGTCGCCGAGCTCGGCCGTGCCCTGGAGACGGCGGAGGAGATCGATGTCGACGTCGAGGAGCACGTCGAGGACGACGTCCTGCGGCTGATGTTCACCGCCTGCCACCCGGTGCTGACCCCGCCCGCCCGCGCGGCGCTGACGTTGAAGATGCTGGCCGGGCTGCGCACCGAGGAGATCGCCCGCGCGTTCCTCGTCCCCACCTCGACGATGGCC
It includes:
- a CDS encoding YciI family protein, translated to MVLGKATAESEAGQLPTTEAMVAMGRYQEELVKAGVLLSADGLHPSSRGAKVRFDGDDRTVVDGPFTETKEVIAGYSILEVASLAEAIEWVKRSPNVSPGQVGEVEIRQIFTAEDFADVATDEVRAFADGVGEQGQES